One Pararge aegeria chromosome 1, ilParAegt1.1, whole genome shotgun sequence genomic region harbors:
- the LOC120624373 gene encoding mannose-1-phosphate guanyltransferase alpha isoform X2: MLKAVILIGGPQKGTRFRPLSLDTPKPLFPIAGLPLIQHHIKACKRLALCKEILIIGSYTTTTMAQFVSDMQIEYSPVIIRYLQEFTPLGTGGGLYHFRDQVRAGNPTAFFLLNGDVCGDFPLEELWAFHEEIPNALVTIMGTEATRQQSIHYGCMVQEPTTNAVTHYVEKPNSYISTLINCGVYVCSLQVFHTMADALQNEKGGFYRNGQGSPPPGYMSFEQDVLAPLAGTNKLYAMQVGNWWSQVKTAGSAIYANRHYLEIQPWLKQKPCQILPYVYIHPSSDVDSTAVIGPNVSIGEGVTVKAGVRIKESIILNNATINEHALVMYSVVGQGASVGEWSRVEGTPSDPDPDKPFAKMDNVPLFNSEGRLNPSITVLGSGVVVPAERIVLNSIVLPHKQLSRSFKNEIIL; this comes from the exons ATGTTGAAAGCTGTGATACTCATTGGTGGACCTCAAAAAG gcacAAGGTTCCGTCCTCTCTCATTAGACACGCCGAAGCCACTGTTCCCCATCGCTGGACTCCCATTAATACAGCATCATATTAAAGCATGTAAAAGACTGGCACTCTGCAAGGAGATACTTATTATTGGTTCCTATACCACAACAACTATGGCACAATTTGTTAGTGATATGCAGATAGAGTATAGCCCTGTTATAAttag atATCTACAAGAGTTTACTCCTCTCGGTACTGGCGGAGGTTTGTACCACTTTAGGGACCAGGTTAGAGCGGGCAACCCCACTGCATTCTTCCTGTTAAATGGAGATGTATGTGGTGACTTTCCACTTGAAGAGCTGTGGGCTTTCCATGAAGAAATACCCAATGCTTTG GTAACAATAATGGGCACAGAAGCGACCCGTCAGCAATCAATCCATTACGGTTGTATGGTCCAAGAACCCACCACTAACGCTGTGACACATTATGTAGAGAAACCAAACAGTTATATATCTACATTAATCAATTGTGGTGTTTATGTGTGCTCATTGCAAGTATTTCACACTATGGCAGACGctttacaaaatgaaaaaggTGGATTTTACAG AAACGGCCAAGGCAGTCCGCCTCCCGGTTATATGTCGTTCGAGCAAGACGTCTTGGCGCCACTGGCGGGGACTAATAAACTATACGCTATGCAg GTAGGCAACTGGTGGTCTCAGGTCAAAACGGCCGGTTCAGCGATCTATGCGAACCGCCATTATCTGGAAATCCAACCTTGGTTGAAGCAAAAGCCTTGTCAAATCTTGCCCTACGTGTATATACACCCGTCGTCTGACGTCGACAGTACTGCAGTG ATAGGACCTAACGTATCGATAGGAGAGGGGGTCACGGTTAAAGCTGGCGTACGGATAAAGGAATCTATTATATTGAACAACGCAACGATAAATGAGCATGCACTGGTGATGTATTCAGTTG TTGGTCAAGGTGCATCAGTGGGTGAGTGGTCACGCGTGGAGGGAACTCCTTCCGATCCCGACCCGGACAAACCGTTCGCTAAGATGGACAACGTACCGCTGTTTAACAGTGAAGGCAGGCTCAACCCGTCCATCACTGTGTTAG GTTCCGGAGTCGTGGTCCCAGCGGAAAGAATCGTTCTGAACTCAATAGTTCTACCGCACAAACAATTATCTAGGAGTTTCAAAAACGAGATCATTTTAtag
- the LOC120624373 gene encoding mannose-1-phosphate guanyltransferase alpha-A isoform X1, whose product MLKAVILIGGPQKGTRFRPLSLDTPKPLFPIAGLPLIQHHIKACKRLALCKEILIIGSYTTTTMAQFVSDMQIEYSPVIIRYLQEFTPLGTGGGLYHFRDQVRAGNPTAFFLLNGDVCGDFPLEELWAFHEEIPNALVTIMGTEATRQQSIHYGCMVQEPTTNAVTHYVEKPNSYISTLINCGVYVCSLQVFHTMADALQNEKGGFYSRNGQGSPPPGYMSFEQDVLAPLAGTNKLYAMQVGNWWSQVKTAGSAIYANRHYLEIQPWLKQKPCQILPYVYIHPSSDVDSTAVIGPNVSIGEGVTVKAGVRIKESIILNNATINEHALVMYSVVGQGASVGEWSRVEGTPSDPDPDKPFAKMDNVPLFNSEGRLNPSITVLGSGVVVPAERIVLNSIVLPHKQLSRSFKNEIIL is encoded by the exons ATGTTGAAAGCTGTGATACTCATTGGTGGACCTCAAAAAG gcacAAGGTTCCGTCCTCTCTCATTAGACACGCCGAAGCCACTGTTCCCCATCGCTGGACTCCCATTAATACAGCATCATATTAAAGCATGTAAAAGACTGGCACTCTGCAAGGAGATACTTATTATTGGTTCCTATACCACAACAACTATGGCACAATTTGTTAGTGATATGCAGATAGAGTATAGCCCTGTTATAAttag atATCTACAAGAGTTTACTCCTCTCGGTACTGGCGGAGGTTTGTACCACTTTAGGGACCAGGTTAGAGCGGGCAACCCCACTGCATTCTTCCTGTTAAATGGAGATGTATGTGGTGACTTTCCACTTGAAGAGCTGTGGGCTTTCCATGAAGAAATACCCAATGCTTTG GTAACAATAATGGGCACAGAAGCGACCCGTCAGCAATCAATCCATTACGGTTGTATGGTCCAAGAACCCACCACTAACGCTGTGACACATTATGTAGAGAAACCAAACAGTTATATATCTACATTAATCAATTGTGGTGTTTATGTGTGCTCATTGCAAGTATTTCACACTATGGCAGACGctttacaaaatgaaaaaggTGGATTTTACAG CAGAAACGGCCAAGGCAGTCCGCCTCCCGGTTATATGTCGTTCGAGCAAGACGTCTTGGCGCCACTGGCGGGGACTAATAAACTATACGCTATGCAg GTAGGCAACTGGTGGTCTCAGGTCAAAACGGCCGGTTCAGCGATCTATGCGAACCGCCATTATCTGGAAATCCAACCTTGGTTGAAGCAAAAGCCTTGTCAAATCTTGCCCTACGTGTATATACACCCGTCGTCTGACGTCGACAGTACTGCAGTG ATAGGACCTAACGTATCGATAGGAGAGGGGGTCACGGTTAAAGCTGGCGTACGGATAAAGGAATCTATTATATTGAACAACGCAACGATAAATGAGCATGCACTGGTGATGTATTCAGTTG TTGGTCAAGGTGCATCAGTGGGTGAGTGGTCACGCGTGGAGGGAACTCCTTCCGATCCCGACCCGGACAAACCGTTCGCTAAGATGGACAACGTACCGCTGTTTAACAGTGAAGGCAGGCTCAACCCGTCCATCACTGTGTTAG GTTCCGGAGTCGTGGTCCCAGCGGAAAGAATCGTTCTGAACTCAATAGTTCTACCGCACAAACAATTATCTAGGAGTTTCAAAAACGAGATCATTTTAtag